From Lewinellaceae bacterium:
GCTATGAGAAACTTGTTAAACCTTTATCTTACGCACTGACCACGAAACGGAACACTTTAGTTGTGATTAAAAAATAAGTTCGACCTTTGAGTCCTTGAATTGCAGGGCAGGCCGTTGGGCTTATTGGGGTAAAGGCCTCCCCTGCATTTCAAGGACGTCGAACTTATTTTTTAAATGTTTAGCATGAGCCAAACCAATGACTTCCAACTCAACGACCGGCGCATCGTCAACGGCTGGGCCTTTTTCGACTGGGCCAACTCGGCCTTCGCCCTGGTGATCACCGCGGCAATTTTCCCGGGCTATTACGTAGCTGTCACGGATGATGTCGTCCATGTTTTTGGCATCCAAATGTCCAACAGTTCGCTTTACGCCTACGCCATTTCCGGTTCCTATTTTATTATCGCTATTTTTTCCCCACTGCTCTCGGGCATAGCCGACTACGGCGGGCGGCGCAAGTTCTTCCTCAAATTTTTCACCATAATGGGTTCCATTGCCTGCCTGTCGCTCTATTTTTTCAAGGGTATGGATCAGTTGGCAGTGGGCACCATAGGCTTCATGATCGCCATGATCGGCTTTGCCGGAGGGCTGGTTTTTTACAATGCCTTCCTGCCGGTGATCGTCACCGAAGACCAATACGACCGGGTGAGCGCCCGGGGCTTTTCCTTCGGCTATATCGGCAGCGTTATTTTGCTGGTCTGCAACCTGCTGATGATCACCTTTTACGATAAGTTCGGCTTTGCCGATCAGGGCGCCGCTACCCGCTTTGCCTTCCTCACCGTCGGCTTCTGGTGGATCGGTTTTGCCTTGATCCCCTTCAAACGGCTGCCCTCCGATGAGAAGCAGAAGGCCACGCCAGACCTCCTGAAGCGAGGCGCCCAGGAACTCCGCAAGGTTTGGGGGAAAGTCAAACACCAGAAGAACATCAAACACTTCCTGTTCTCTTTCTTCTGTTACAGCGCCGGCGTGCAGACAGTGCTCTTCCTGGCCGCCACCTTTGCCGAGAAGGAGCTGCATTTCGCCACCGCCGAACTCATCGGCGTAGTGCTGATCCTGCAGCTGGTGGCCATCGTCGGAGCTACCTCCTTTGCCCGCTTATCCGAATGGAAGGGCAACAAAGTAGCCCTCGTCACCATACTGCTGATCTGGGTGGCCATCTGCCTGGTGGGGTACTTCGTGCAGGCCAAGGTGCAGTTCTACGGCATCGCAGCCTCGGTAGGCCTGGTCATGGGCGGCATACAGTCGCTCTCCCGTTCTACCTACTCCAAGCTCATCCCCGAGGGGACCAAAGACCCTACCTCCTACTTCAGCTTTTACGACGTGCTGGAAAAGACGGCCATCATCATCGGCACCTTCTCGTTCGGCTTTGTCGAGCAGGTCACCGGCAGTATGCGGGTGAGCTTGCTGGTGTTGGGCAGCTTTTTTATTGTGGGGTTGTTGATCTTGTTGACGGTGGAGATTAAGCGGGCGGAGGTGGAGGGGGGATGAAGGGTGATGTGGTGTCCCGTCCTGATTTAGGTTTGTCTCGTCCTAAAATAAGTTTACATTCCTTTTTCTTTATATTTATTTTGAAGCAACCACCTGGATCGATGCGCCTCAGCCGCCTTCACCAATTTTTGCGATGTTGCCTGCTGGCCACCCTCCTGTCGGGGGTAAACGGAGCGGCAGCGCAGGCTGATCCTGAAACTCAAGGTGCCCATCAAAGGCCTTTCGGTAAGTGGATCAGCCCCGACTCGGTGGCAAAACCCATCGTTGTAAAGGCAGCAATGCCCAGGGTGGCCCCCGCTCATCCCAACATACACCCGGTAGGCGCCCCTATCAGAGTGGCTATTCCCAAGAAACTCACTGTAATTACTCCTGGCGAGAACGGCATTCTCCCGCCCGATACCATCGAAGTGGAAAGCAAGGCCGTACCGGCGCTTCATCCGGAGCCCATACCGGCCCTGCCGCCTCAGCGGAGTGAAGAAGCGGCATACGATATTTCC
This genomic window contains:
- a CDS encoding MFS transporter, which gives rise to MSQTNDFQLNDRRIVNGWAFFDWANSAFALVITAAIFPGYYVAVTDDVVHVFGIQMSNSSLYAYAISGSYFIIAIFSPLLSGIADYGGRRKFFLKFFTIMGSIACLSLYFFKGMDQLAVGTIGFMIAMIGFAGGLVFYNAFLPVIVTEDQYDRVSARGFSFGYIGSVILLVCNLLMITFYDKFGFADQGAATRFAFLTVGFWWIGFALIPFKRLPSDEKQKATPDLLKRGAQELRKVWGKVKHQKNIKHFLFSFFCYSAGVQTVLFLAATFAEKELHFATAELIGVVLILQLVAIVGATSFARLSEWKGNKVALVTILLIWVAICLVGYFVQAKVQFYGIAASVGLVMGGIQSLSRSTYSKLIPEGTKDPTSYFSFYDVLEKTAIIIGTFSFGFVEQVTGSMRVSLLVLGSFFIVGLLILLTVEIKRAEVEGG